DNA from Mycobacterium sp. SMC-8:
GCTCTGACCGCCAGCCCGCCGGCACTGGTGCTGCTGAACATCAACACCCGCGACAGTGTGGTGCTGTTGCACGCGGTGTTCGAGGTCGACCCGCGCACAAGGGTGATCGTGCTCGGCATGGCCGAGGACGATGACGACGGCATCGTCGCCTGCGCGGAGGCCGGCGTCGCCGGATACCACCTGCGCAACGAATCACTCGACGACCTGCTCACCGTCATGAGCCGGGTTGCTCAAGGGGAGATGCTCTGTTCGCCGAAAGTGTCGGCGATCCTGCTGCGCCGGCTTTCCAGCCTGGCCTCTCAACGGGAACCGGCGGCCAAGGAACTAGTCCTCACCGCCCGCGAGGTCCAGATCCTTCGGATGCTCGAGCAAGGTCTTTCCAACCGCGACATCGCCGACAGGCTCTGCATCGCGGTCCACACCGTGAAAAACCATGTCCACAGCGTCCTCACCAAGCTCGGGGTGGCCAATCGAGCGGAGGCCGCCGCGCGGTTCCGGACGGTCCGTGTGACCGAGACGGAACCGGCGGACTAGTCCAGATCTGAGCCGAAATTGGCTCCAACGGTCTATGTACCGCCTGCGGGTGCCACCGGATAGTGGAGCACGTCGGTCGGATCGTTAGCTACGGCCTCCACGGGATCGTCGCTTCGATCCGGCCGGCACCACTCGCGGGAGAGGGGCTGCGGTCAACATGAGTCGTCACAGGTGTTTGCCGAGCTATGCCGAAGGGGTTTGACGGAAGTGGCTCGGATCGCGGTCTTCGGGGCAGGGCATCTCGGTGTCACCCATGCGGCGTGCATGGCCGAGCTCGGCCACGACGTCATGGTCGTCGACGTCGACCTGCCCAGATTGACTCGCCTGCAGGCAGGCGAAACACCGTTCTACGAACCGGGATTGGCAGAACTGCTGCGACGGCACGTCCAGCGCGGAGCCGTGCTATTCACCTCCTCCTACGACGAGGCCACGACGTTCGCCCGTGTTCACTTCATCACCGTCGGCACGCCGCAGAAGGCCGGGGAACTCGGCGCCGACCTCACCGCGCTGCACACCGTCGTCGACCACCTGGCGCCCCGGTTGACCAAGCCGGCGGTGGTCTTCGGTAAGTCGACGGTGCCGGTGGGTACCGCCAGGCAGGTCAGTGCCCGGCTCCGCCAGCTCGCCCCGGCGGGATACGCCGTCAATCTGGGCTGGAATCCCGACTTCCTGCGCAAGGGACACGCGGTTCAGGACGCCCTGGCCCCCGACCGGATCGTGCTCGGCGTCGAGACCGATCGGTTGAACTATGCCGAACGGGTGCTGCGGGGTGTGTACGCCACGTTCGTCGACGCCGGCGTGCCGCTGCTGGTGACCGACCTGACCACCGCCGAGATGGTCAAGGCGACGGCGAACTCTTTTGTGGCTGCCAAGATCTCGTTCATCAACGCGGTCTCGGAGATGTGTGATGCGGTCGGTGCGGACGTCTGCTTCGTGGCCGACGCGGTCGGGCGCGACCCGCGGATCGGCCGCGACCTGCTCGACGCCGGCGTCGGGTTCGGGGGAGCGCTGCCGAAGGACGTTCGCGCGGTGATGGCCCGCGCCGGCGAGGCGGGAGCGGATCAGATGTTGATGCTGATGCGCGAGGTGGACAGCATCAACGTGCGGCGCCGGTCAAGGATGGTGGGTCTGGCCCGAGACGTGCTCGAGGGCCGGCTCGCGGGTGCCCGCGTCGCCGTGCTCGGAGCGTCGTTCACCCCCGATTCGGACGACGTCGGCGACTCACCCGCGCTGAACATCGCCGGGCAGCTGCACGCGGAGGGCGCCTCGATCTGCGTGTTCGACCCCCGCGCCATGGACAACGCCCGCGCGGTGTTCCCGAACTTCGACTACGCGCCAGATGCGGTCGAGGCGTGCCGGGACGCCGACGTCGTGCTGGTCCTGACCGAGTGGCAGCAGTTCCGGGAGCTCCGGCCCGCGGACCTGGAGCCGGTGGTGCACAAACGCCGGATCATCGACGGACGGAATTGCCTGGACCCGCAACGGTGGCGCGGTGCGGGATGGCAGTACCGCGGAATGGGCAGGGGTGTCACCTATCCCGAAGGCGGCCACCCCGTACAGACCCAGTCGATTTCGTCGTCCAAGGTGTGGAGTGAGATCGTCATGCAGCGGCTCCGGTCGTGGGGCGACGTGGCCGACACCGGATAGTCGATTATCGGAGCCGAGACGATCGCGAAGAACTTCCAGACGCCGCGGCGTTGAGCGGCGGTCGCACGACGGCTTGACTTCTCAATCATGAACACCGTTCTCATCACCGGCTGCTCGTCCGGTTACGGCCTCGCCACGGCCCGGCGCTTCCTCGTCGAAGGCTGGCAGGTCGTCGCCACCATGCGATCCCCGCGCGTCGACGTGCTCCCCCGGTCCGACCGGCTGCGAATCCTCGCGCTCGATGTGACCGAACCGGACAGCATCGCCGCCGCCGTCGAGGCCGCGGGCCCGGTCGACGTGCTGGTCAACAACGCCGGAATCGGTGCGGTTGGCGCCTTCGAAGCGACCCCGGCGCGGACCGTCCGAGAGTTGTTCGAAACCAACACGTTCGGCGTGATGGCGATGACACAGGCGGTGATACCGCAGATGCGGGCCCAGCGGTCGGGCGTCATCGTCAACGTCACCTCCAGTGTGACCCTGGCGGCGATGCCACTGGCAGCCGCCTACACCGCGAGCAAGACCGCGATCGAAGGGTTCACGGGGTCCCTCGCGTTGGAACTCGCGTACTTCGGCGTGCGCGCCAAGCTCGTCGAGCCGGGCTACGGGCCGTCGACGCAGTTCGCGGGCAACGGGTCCCAGCGGATGGCCGGCCTGATCCCCGCCGACTACCAGGCCTTCGCCGCGCCGATCCTGGCGGCATTCGAATCGCCCGGGGCGGTGACCACCCCGGGCGATGTCGCCGACGTCGTTCTCGAAGCGGCCACCGATCCCTCCGATCGGCTCCGGTACGCCGCCGGAGCGGACGCCGTCGCCCTGGCCGCCCGCTAGCCGAACCGGCGCGGCCCTCAGTGGCGCCAGTGGTTGTTGTGGTGGTGGCGGTGCCGCTGCTTCCAGGTGTTGATGGTCGGGTTGTTGCTGTGCTTGTCGGGGGTGGCGACGATGGAGTGGCTGCCGTTGGTGCTGTTGGAGCTGACCGCCGCGCCGGCGGTGCCGGCCAGACCGAGCGTTCCGGCGAGGATGCCGGCCGAGACCAGCGGCAGTGCGATGATGCGGGTGAGCTTGTTCATAGTGGATTCTCCTGTGTGAGTTGATCTTTGAGGTTGTCGGCCGGAGTGTTCCGGCGATGAACCAAGAATGCCCGCCCGGCGCCGCGGCGTCTGTCCGCCTACCGGTGGATGCGCCGGTGGAAAGGTTTGTCCCCCGATCGGTGGACGGCGCGCTAGCGTCTGCGTGTGGGCAACGCCGAGCCGATGGACGAGTTGATGTCCCTGCTGAGCCCGGAGGCGGTGCTGTCGAAGGTCATCACCGGCGGCGGTCGATGGAGTGTTCGCAAACCTCGCTACGGCGGCCCCGCATTCTGCCTGATGCTGCAGGGCTCGTGCCTGCTCGATGCCGACGGGCTCGACCCTGTCGAGCTGCACCAGGGCGATTTCCTGCTGCTGCCTCAGACCCCGGAGTTCACGCTCGGCGCGGACAGCGGCATCGCCCCGACGCCGAGCACGCTCGACCATTCCCGCCACACCCGGCACGGCGGCGCTATGGAACCGGTCACGATGCGCATGCTGGGCGGCTACTTCCGCTTCGATCCCGCCAACGCGACGCTGCTGGTCGCCTTGTTGCCGCCACTGATCCTGGTGCGGGCCGACCAGGCCGGCGCGCAGCGCTTGCACCGCCTCGCTGAGCTGATCATCGAGGAAGCCGATGCCAACGGCCCGTGCCGGGACGCCATCCTCCGCGGCTCGTCGAAGTGCTTCTGATCGAGGCGGTCCGGGTGCACACCGCGACGGATCTCGACCGTCCCCGACGCGGGCTGGTTGCGGGGCTGGCCGACCCGGTGCTCGCCCCCGCGCTGCAGCAGTTGCACGCCGATATCGCGCACGGCTGGACCGTCGAGCAACTCGCCCGGGCGGCGGCGGTGTCCCGAGCGGTTTTCGCCCAAAGGTTCACGCGCACAATGGGAATGACGCCCATGCAGTACCTGCTGGAGTGGCGCGTGGCGATGGCCAAGGATCTGTTGCGCAGCGGAGGACCGTCGGTGGCGCAGGTGGCGCGGCGGGTCGGCTACCAGTCGGCGACGGCGTTCACCACGGCCTTCACCCGGGCGGCGGGCTGCTCGCCGACGGAGTTCGCCCGCGGGCGGTCAGAGCGACAGGATGTGGCCCTCGCGGGCGGGAACCGTGCCGTCCAGTAGCGCTGCGTAACACGCGTCGACGGCGTCGCGGCCATGGCCGGACACCACCGTCAGCCACGGGTCCTCGGCGTGGCTCACCGGTTCCATGAATGCGATCCAGGTTGCCGCGACGCGCTCCAGCAGCGCCGCCTGGCCCCATTCAGAGACACGCTTGGCGGCCCAGTCCGGAACGAAGAACAGCATCGGGGCCGGACCGGGCAGGCCGGCGTCGCCGCCGAGCGCGTCCCAGTGGGTGCCGCCGACCGCGCAGTCGTAGACCAGTCGCTCGCCCAACCGGTGATGCACCGCGGCCCGCACCGATGCGCTGCCGCTGAAGTCGACGTACACCGCCGTCGACTCGGGCAGCGCTTCGACGTCGTCGTAGGTCAGGACATCGTCGTAGGTCAGGACATCGTCGTAGCAGCCCAGTGAGCGAGTGAAATCCAGGTTGGCCGGGGACGTCAGCCCGACGGTGCGTACGTCCCCCGCACGCCGCGACAGGCAGAACGCGGTGCCGTAGGCCGTCTTACTCGACGCGCTGGACAGGATCGCGGTGTCGGCGCCGAAGAAACGGCTGTCGGCCAGGAAGTCGTCGAGCAGGAACGACGTGGAGAACAGCGGACGCAACAACGCCTGCTGATCCTCGAACTCGGCGGCATAGCCGGGGTCGGCGCTGCATCGCACGTACCGGTTGTAGACCGGGTGCAGATCGCTGCGGTGGCCGGCGCCGTCGGTGAACCCGCCCTCGTCGAGCCGTTCCGGATACAGCACCACCTCGTCGGCGACGGGGTAGTAGCCGTAGAACCGGTCACCGACCGCCACACCCGGGCAGTGCGACTCGGCCACCGCCGCAAAGCCCCAGACCGGCAGCGAGCCGGTGGCCGGATCGCCGGTGGGGAAGAACTGCCAGTAGTTCATCAGCTCGCCGAACGTGGCGTAAGTGATGTTGTTCGCAGTGAGCGCGAACTTGTCGATGCGCAGCCGCGCGGCACCGTCGCCCAGAGCCGGCGAAGGGGTGTCCTGCCAGCGGGTTTGCCGAATGTCGTGCCGCTGGATCACGAGCCGCGTCGTCACCGCAGCGATGGTAACCCCGGGGGGCCCGGTCGGCGGCGGCTGTGCGGTGGCGATCTCTCGCTGTAATGTCGAGAACCAGTCTCAGGAAGATTGGTAGCTCAACTATGGACCTCGTACTCGGTTTGTCGATGACGGCGTCATCGATCCGCTGGGTCCTCGTCGACGATGCGATGAGCGGGGAAAGCCGCACTGTCGACCGCGGCACCGTGCCCGTCGACGGCGCCTTCAGCGCCGCCGCTCTGGTGGTTCGGCTGCTGGACCGGCCGGTGCACGCGATCGGTTTGACCTGGACCATCGAAGCGGAGAGCACCGCCAGCGCGGTGTGGCAGGCGCTGACCGACCGCGCGGTCGAGAACGTCATCGCGGTGTCCGACGTCGAGGCCGCCGAGGCTCTGGCCTGCGGTATCGCCGACCTGGCCGGCCTGGAGCGGGTGGTGGTGTGCATCGCCGAGCCCGGAACCTCGCTGATCGCCGCGGTGACACCCGACGGCGTGACGGCCGACCGGGTGGACCCGTCCGCGCTCGCCGAGGTCGACGGGTTGGATCCCGACGCCGTTTTCGTGCTCGGCTCCGGCGACGTCGCCGACGTGGTGGCCGCGCTGCAGCAGCGGCTGCAGGTGCCGGTGGTCTCCGCCGACGAGGCTGACCTGGCGCTGGCCCGCGGTGCGGCGCTGGCGTCCGGATCGGCGGTGTCGCTCCTCGACGCGGAGGCCGCACCGAGGCGGCGCAGGTTGTCACCGACGGCGACGCTGGTCTCGGTGCTGGCCGCCGCGGTGGTGACGTTCGTGGTGTCGCTGTCGGTGGCGGTCGGCATGAGCCTGACCCCCGACGATCCGGCCCCGGAGATGGCGCGCGCGGTGACCGAGCCGACCGCCGAGCCCGTGGCACCACCCAAGCCCGCCAAGGCCGCCCCGCAGGCGCCCGAGCCGGAGGCCCCGCCGCCCCCGCCGCCGGTGGCCGAGCCCGTCGCCGTCGAGCTGCCGGCCCCCGAGGCCGTCGCGCCCCCACTGCCCGAGGCCCCGCCCCCGGTATACGAGGAGCCCGCCGCGCCGGCGCCGGTGATCCCGCCCGCACCGGCCTATGTGCCGCCTGCGCCGCCGGCCAACTACCTGCCGCCGGCTCCCGCTGCGCCGGCCTACGTGCCGCCGGCCGCCCCGCCCGCGCAGGTGCCGGCCGTGGTGCCGCAGGTGCCGCCGGCTCCGCAGCCGCGTCTGCGCGATCGCATCATCGAGCGCCTCCCGATCATCAACCGCTTCCACGAACCGCAGTACTGATCACGGCACTAGCCCGGATTTTTCGTCGAGGGTGATGGCAGTCGTGCGTTGAGATGCGATTGCGTCGCGAATCCGGTTGTGTGGTTCTGGGTATGGCGGGGTGGTCCCGTGTCGCCGGGTGGTGCGGGCTTTCCCAGTGCCGGTGGGTCTTTCGTGGTCGGTGGGTCAGGGGGCTTCGGTCATCGGAAGGCGGTGCGGATGGCTTGCCAGGCGGCCGCGATCTGGGCGGCCCAGCGCCAGGTGGCGTCGATACGTAGTCGGGTTCGGCGGGCGCCGCGGGTGATCCGGGCGGCCACGTGCAGGACCCGGTAGCGGAAGGTGGCGATCTCGGCGCGAGCCAGACCGGTGTGCTCACGGAATCCCAGAAGTCGGCACCAGGTGACCAGGTCGGCTGCGGCCAGGACGATTTCGAGCCAGGCGGCGTTGGGCCAGAAACCGTGGCACGGCAGATTCCGCAGTCCGGCGGCTTTGAGATCGCGGATGCGGTCCTCGACGCGAGCATGTTGGCGATGCCGTAACTCCAGGCCCGCGACCTGTCCAGGGACAATGCCGGGTTCGGTGTCGGTGATGAACGCGGTGACGCGCATGCCGTCGGCGTCGGTGAACCGCAGTTGTGCACCGGGGTGGGGGCGTTCTTTACGCAGGATCAACCGTGTCCCAGGCGGCCAGGAGTCCAGGTTGACCAAGGTGGTGGCCTCGGCGACCCAGGCGCCGTCGCGGATCCCGCCTTCGGTGTCGACTGCTGGGTACCAGCCGTCGGCGAGGTTGAGGGTGTCGACGGCATCTTGGACGCGGGTATCGACGGGATAGCCGAAGGAGAATCCCACCCTGATCGCGGCAGGCGTCGGCGAATTTGTGGGTGGCTCCGGCGGTGTCGCAGCGCACCAGAACTCTCGGCTGGTCGGGATCATCGCCAGCACTGGGGTCGGGTCGCCATCGTGGCGGCAACGCTGCCAGCGCCTGCGCCAGGACGATGATGTGGTCGGAGGCGGTGTTGGAGCCGGCGTTGCCGGTGCGCAGCAGCCCGGCCAGGGCTTCGCCGCCGGCGATCTCGGAGCGATCCAGAAACGCCAGCAGCGGGTGATGGCCGAAGGTCTTCTTCCACGTCGGCGTGGCGCCGTGCTTGTTGTCGGAGTGATCGATGACCAGGGTGGCGTCGATGTCGATGTGCAGCCACTCGCCGGCAGTTGGGGCGGCGCCGGCAGCCCACGCTGCTGCTCGCGCCGCGGACCGGGCTGCTCGCACGGCAGGCAGGTGGGCGGCGTCGATGCGCTGATCCACCAGCCGCCACATGGTGGTCGTGGAGGCTTTCGCGCCGAAGGCGTGTTCACGGTCGCCGCAGAGTTGGCCCACGGCGTCGATGCAGTCTGCGCCGTCGGCGACCGCGGCGGCCAGATCGGCGAACACCTCGCCGGGCGCGTACACCCACGGGCCGCGGTAGGTGTCGGCCAACGCGGCAGTGACCTGCGTCGATAGCCCGGTTCGGTCGGCGAGTTCCCGCAACATCGCCATCCCGGCATGCGACACGACGCCCTGGCCGTCGGCGGACACTTTGACCCTCGATGCGGCCGCGATATTCTTCACCTGCGAGGTGCCTTCCCGCTGGAACGATTGAACCCTAGAGAAGTCCAATTATTCCTTGCAGGACAGGCACTTTCGCGTATCTACACCCCATCGAACGCAAACTTCCGCGAAAAATCCGGGCTAGTTCGCCGAAATCGCATTCCACGCGCGTCAAGTCGGGAAAATCCCACGCTGGACGCAATCTCGGCGGTCAGTGGGGGATGAGGTTGTGCAGCGGTTCGCCACGCTGCAGCCGCCCGATGTTGGCGGCGACGTCATCGACGCGGCCGGTGAACGTGTCGGTGGTGACACCCGAAGAATGCGGCGTCATCAGAATATTGGACAGCTCACCGAACGGGAGAACGCTTGGCGGGCAACCTGATCCGTCGGCTGGATACCGGTACCAGACGTCGATGGCCGCACCCTTGATGGCGCCGCCGGTCAGCGCGTCGTACAGTGCCCGCTCCTGGACCAGCGCGCCGCGGCCCACGTTGATCAATGCCCCGTCCGGGCCGAGCGCCTCCAGTTCGCCCGCGCCGATCATGCCCTCGGTGTGACGGTTCAGCGGCGCTGACACCACGGCAACGTCGCAGTCGCGCAGCAGCCGATGCAACTGGCCGGTGTCGCCCACCCAGTCCAGCCCGCACTCATCGGCGACGCGGCCTGAACCGGTCACTGCCGCAGCCGTACATCCGAACGCGCGCAGCAGTTTCCACGAGTACCGCCCGATGTGCCCGAAGCCCACGAACCCGATGCGGGCGCCGCTCAGTGTGGTGGGTTGCGGAATCGACCGGTCGTACACCGAGGTAGCCCAGACACCCCGCCGCAGCTGCGCATCCTGGGCGAGGAATCCGCGACGCAGCATCACCGCAGCGCCCGCCACGTACTCGGCGATAGACCGCTCGTGGTGGAAAGTATTGGCCACCAGTATGTCCGAGGGCAGTGCAGCCAGATCGATCTTGTCGGTCCCCGCGGCCGCGGGGTGCACCAGCCGCAGGGTCTTGGCCATCGCGGCCATGTCTGCGGTGAATCGCGAACCGATGAACACCTCGACGTCGCGCAGCGCTTGATCCGGCACGCCACCGATGTGCCAGTGCACCTCGGACCCCGACGGCACCGCCGTTTCGAGGCGTTCGCGATGCGGTACCAGGTTGGGGTCCGCGACAACGATGTTCACGTCAGTCCCGGTCCAGCGCGGGCCGCTTGGCGTCGAACGTCCACCCGGGTATCAGGTACTGCATCGCGACCGCGTCGTCCCGGCCACCCAAACCTTCGCGTCGATACAGCTCATGGGCCGCAGCCACCGCGGCCTCATCGAGCCGCACGCCCAGGCCCGCAGCGTCCGGCACGGTCAGGTAGCCGTCGACGATGCGGTACGGGTCGGTGGTGATCGCCTGGCCATCCTGCCAGATCCAGTGCGTGTCGATCGCGGTGATGTCACCGGGCGCGGCAGCGGCGACGTGGGTGAACATCGCCAACGACACGTCAAAGTGGTTGTTGGAGTGCGAACCCCACGTCAGTCCCCAGGCATCGCAGAGCTGCGCGACGCGCACCGACCCCGCCATCGTCCAGAAGTGCGGATCGGCCAGCGGAATGTCCACGGCCCCGGAACGGATGGCGTGACCCATCTCCCGCCAGTCCGTGGCGATCATGTTGGTCGCGGTCGGCAGCCCGGTCGCCCGCTTGAACTCCGCCATCACCTCGCGCCCGGAGAATCCGCCCTCGGGCCCCACCGGATCCTCGGCGTAGGCCAGCACGTCTGTCAGCTCACGGCAGGTTCTGATCGCATCGGTGAGCAGCCATCCACCGTTGGGGTCCAGCGTGATCCGGGCGTCCGGGAAACGCTCGGCGAGTGCGATGACGGCCTTGGCCTCCTCGGGCGCGGGCAGCACACCGCCCTTGAGCTTGAAGTCGGCGAAACCGTATCGGGTGTGGGCGGCCTCGGCAAGCCGCACCACCGCCTCCGGGGTCAGTGCCTCCTCGTGGCGGACGGTGAACCACTCGTCCGCGTCGGGCGCCTCATCGGCGGGGGAGCGGTAGGCCAGGTCGGTCCGGGTGCGGTCACCGACGAAGAACAGGTAGCCCAGCGCCTGCACCCGCTCACGCTGCTGCCCGTCGCCGAGCAGCGCGGCCACCGGGACCTCCAAGTGTTGACCCAGCAGGTCCAGCAGCGCGGATTCCACTGCGGTGACGGCGTGCACGGTGACGCGCAGGTCGAACGTCTGGGCGCCGCGGCCGCCGGCGTCACGATCGGCGAACACCCGGCGGATGTCACCGAGCACGGCATGGTAGTCCCCGATGCGGCGGCCGGTGACGATCGCGCGCGCCTCCTCCAGGGTGGCGCGGATCGCTTCGCCGCCCGGCACCTCGCCGACACCGGTGTTCCCCGACGAGTCTTGGATGATCACCAGGTTTCGCGTGAAGAACGGTCCATGGGCGCCGGACAGGTTCAGCAGCATGCTGTCATGACCCGCGATGGGGATGACGGTGACGTCGGTGACGACGGGTGTGCTCATGCGTTTCCTCCGATTGTCATGACGCGAACCACTTGTCGCCGTTGGCCAACGGGCGCACCACGCGAGACACCTTGTCTCCCATGGTGCGCAGCGCGTCGACGATGTCACGTTCACGTTGCGGGTCGAGCCGTCCCACCGGCACCGACGCGCTGATGGCGTCCTGGGCGGGCTTGCAGTAGCGCAACGGCACCGCGAAACAACGTAGGCCTACGGTGTTCTCCTCGTCATCACACGCGTAGCCCCGGATCCTGACCTCGTCGAGGACATCGTCGAGAAGCGAGCGGTCGGTGATGGTGCGCGGTGTCAGGCTTTTCAGGGTGGACGGGACATGCTCGTCACGCCGGGCGCCGAATCGTTCGGCCAGCAACGCCTTACCGGGCGACGTGGCGTAGGCCGGCAGCCTCCTGCCCACGCGGCTGGATGTGCGGGTGTACTTGGTGGATTCGCGGGTCGCCAGGTACACGATGTCCGTGCCGTCGAGGCGACCGAGGTGGAACGTCTCGTCCAACTCGGCGCGCAGCTCGTCGAGGAACGGGATGATCAACGGCAGGTACGGGTCGCTGTCAAGGTAACTGGTGCCCACCAGCAGAGCGCGAATCCCGATGCCGTACAGCGTTCCCGTGGGATCTGAGCGCACCCAGCCTTCGCGGACCAGGGTGCGTAGCAACGCGTGGGCGCTGCTGCGGGGCATACCCAGTGTGTCGCTGATCTCGCGCAGCCGCGCCGGCTCATCGGGCCGGGCGGCCAGGTACTCGAGCAGTTCCACCGTGCGGACCGCGGACTTGACCTTGCGCACCGACAGGTCGGGTTCGGTCACGCCGCACCCCTCACATCGAGAGCAGCTCCCGCGCGATCAGCACCACGGCGCCCGTCGCCGACACCCCGATCGCCAACCAGCGCAACCGCTGCGGATTCAGATGCCGGTTCATGACGGTGGAAAGTAGGTAACCGGCCACCGCGGCGGGCGCCATCACCGCGAAGCCCCACCAGGTGCGGTGGTCGACCGCGCCGGTGAACCCCAGCATCCCCAGCGACAGCAGCGAACCGACCAGGAAGAAGCCGCTCATCGTGCCGCGCAGCTGCGCGCCGCTGCTGCGTTGCCACACCAGCGCCATCGGCGGACCACCGATCGCGGTCGCGGTACCGAGCAGTCCGGACGCCGCACCGGCGGCCACGACATTGCGCCTCCGCGGCGAGGGGATCCACCCGCTGCTGGTCAGGACCACGCCGCCCAACACCACGCCGGCGAGCAGGATCGACAACGCGCGGTGCGGAAGCG
Protein-coding regions in this window:
- a CDS encoding enolase C-terminal domain-like protein → MSTPVVTDVTVIPIAGHDSMLLNLSGAHGPFFTRNLVIIQDSSGNTGVGEVPGGEAIRATLEEARAIVTGRRIGDYHAVLGDIRRVFADRDAGGRGAQTFDLRVTVHAVTAVESALLDLLGQHLEVPVAALLGDGQQRERVQALGYLFFVGDRTRTDLAYRSPADEAPDADEWFTVRHEEALTPEAVVRLAEAAHTRYGFADFKLKGGVLPAPEEAKAVIALAERFPDARITLDPNGGWLLTDAIRTCRELTDVLAYAEDPVGPEGGFSGREVMAEFKRATGLPTATNMIATDWREMGHAIRSGAVDIPLADPHFWTMAGSVRVAQLCDAWGLTWGSHSNNHFDVSLAMFTHVAAAAPGDITAIDTHWIWQDGQAITTDPYRIVDGYLTVPDAAGLGVRLDEAAVAAAHELYRREGLGGRDDAVAMQYLIPGWTFDAKRPALDRD
- a CDS encoding 2-hydroxyacid dehydrogenase gives rise to the protein MNIVVADPNLVPHRERLETAVPSGSEVHWHIGGVPDQALRDVEVFIGSRFTADMAAMAKTLRLVHPAAAGTDKIDLAALPSDILVANTFHHERSIAEYVAGAAVMLRRGFLAQDAQLRRGVWATSVYDRSIPQPTTLSGARIGFVGFGHIGRYSWKLLRAFGCTAAAVTGSGRVADECGLDWVGDTGQLHRLLRDCDVAVVSAPLNRHTEGMIGAGELEALGPDGALINVGRGALVQERALYDALTGGAIKGAAIDVWYRYPADGSGCPPSVLPFGELSNILMTPHSSGVTTDTFTGRVDDVAANIGRLQRGEPLHNLIPH
- a CDS encoding helix-turn-helix transcriptional regulator; this translates as MHTATDLDRPRRGLVAGLADPVLAPALQQLHADIAHGWTVEQLARAAAVSRAVFAQRFTRTMGMTPMQYLLEWRVAMAKDLLRSGGPSVAQVARRVGYQSATAFTTAFTRAAGCSPTEFARGRSERQDVALAGGNRAVQ
- a CDS encoding response regulator transcription factor, giving the protein MSTECVYQRPLSPSPLRDALRDGVAWQSPPTQPAPAPATTNGSPVAAASGAECRSLCDSSVLIIDDCTLNRENLAAVFSRNGAGSVCVAWDLPSLFTALTASPPALVLLNINTRDSVVLLHAVFEVDPRTRVIVLGMAEDDDDGIVACAEAGVAGYHLRNESLDDLLTVMSRVAQGEMLCSPKVSAILLRRLSSLASQREPAAKELVLTAREVQILRMLEQGLSNRDIADRLCIAVHTVKNHVHSVLTKLGVANRAEAAARFRTVRVTETEPAD
- a CDS encoding UDP-glucose/GDP-mannose dehydrogenase family protein, which codes for MARIAVFGAGHLGVTHAACMAELGHDVMVVDVDLPRLTRLQAGETPFYEPGLAELLRRHVQRGAVLFTSSYDEATTFARVHFITVGTPQKAGELGADLTALHTVVDHLAPRLTKPAVVFGKSTVPVGTARQVSARLRQLAPAGYAVNLGWNPDFLRKGHAVQDALAPDRIVLGVETDRLNYAERVLRGVYATFVDAGVPLLVTDLTTAEMVKATANSFVAAKISFINAVSEMCDAVGADVCFVADAVGRDPRIGRDLLDAGVGFGGALPKDVRAVMARAGEAGADQMLMLMREVDSINVRRRSRMVGLARDVLEGRLAGARVAVLGASFTPDSDDVGDSPALNIAGQLHAEGASICVFDPRAMDNARAVFPNFDYAPDAVEACRDADVVLVLTEWQQFRELRPADLEPVVHKRRIIDGRNCLDPQRWRGAGWQYRGMGRGVTYPEGGHPVQTQSISSSKVWSEIVMQRLRSWGDVADTG
- a CDS encoding DUF2855 family protein, with product MTTRLVIQRHDIRQTRWQDTPSPALGDGAARLRIDKFALTANNITYATFGELMNYWQFFPTGDPATGSLPVWGFAAVAESHCPGVAVGDRFYGYYPVADEVVLYPERLDEGGFTDGAGHRSDLHPVYNRYVRCSADPGYAAEFEDQQALLRPLFSTSFLLDDFLADSRFFGADTAILSSASSKTAYGTAFCLSRRAGDVRTVGLTSPANLDFTRSLGCYDDVLTYDDVLTYDDVEALPESTAVYVDFSGSASVRAAVHHRLGERLVYDCAVGGTHWDALGGDAGLPGPAPMLFFVPDWAAKRVSEWGQAALLERVAATWIAFMEPVSHAEDPWLTVVSGHGRDAVDACYAALLDGTVPAREGHILSL
- a CDS encoding sulfite exporter TauE/SafE family protein, with protein sequence MSVTAYCVLATAILLASALQASIGFGIGMFAAPVVALVDPALIPATLIMVATLVTLIVVVRERESIDLRGTGWALVGRVPGTVAGALLLAALPHRALSILLAGVVLGGVVLTSSGWIPSPRRRNVVAAGAASGLLGTATAIGGPPMALVWQRSSGAQLRGTMSGFFLVGSLLSLGMLGFTGAVDHRTWWGFAVMAPAAVAGYLLSTVMNRHLNPQRLRWLAIGVSATGAVVLIARELLSM
- a CDS encoding IclR family transcriptional regulator: MTEPDLSVRKVKSAVRTVELLEYLAARPDEPARLREISDTLGMPRSSAHALLRTLVREGWVRSDPTGTLYGIGIRALLVGTSYLDSDPYLPLIIPFLDELRAELDETFHLGRLDGTDIVYLATRESTKYTRTSSRVGRRLPAYATSPGKALLAERFGARRDEHVPSTLKSLTPRTITDRSLLDDVLDEVRIRGYACDDEENTVGLRCFAVPLRYCKPAQDAISASVPVGRLDPQRERDIVDALRTMGDKVSRVVRPLANGDKWFAS
- a CDS encoding cupin domain-containing protein; translated protein: MGNAEPMDELMSLLSPEAVLSKVITGGGRWSVRKPRYGGPAFCLMLQGSCLLDADGLDPVELHQGDFLLLPQTPEFTLGADSGIAPTPSTLDHSRHTRHGGAMEPVTMRMLGGYFRFDPANATLLVALLPPLILVRADQAGAQRLHRLAELIIEEADANGPCRDAILRGSSKCF
- a CDS encoding SDR family oxidoreductase, yielding MNTVLITGCSSGYGLATARRFLVEGWQVVATMRSPRVDVLPRSDRLRILALDVTEPDSIAAAVEAAGPVDVLVNNAGIGAVGAFEATPARTVRELFETNTFGVMAMTQAVIPQMRAQRSGVIVNVTSSVTLAAMPLAAAYTASKTAIEGFTGSLALELAYFGVRAKLVEPGYGPSTQFAGNGSQRMAGLIPADYQAFAAPILAAFESPGAVTTPGDVADVVLEAATDPSDRLRYAAGADAVALAAR